In Ipomoea triloba cultivar NCNSP0323 chromosome 7, ASM357664v1, a single genomic region encodes these proteins:
- the LOC116023986 gene encoding ras-related protein RABE1c-like: MAASTARARADYDYLIKLLLIGDSGVGKSCLLLRFSDGSFTTSFITTIGIDFKIRTIELDGKRIKLQIWDTAGQERFRTITTAYYRGAMGILLVYDVTDESSFNNIRNWIRNIEQHASDNVNKILVGNKADMDESKRAVPMAKGQALADEYGIKFFETSAKTNLNVEQVFFSIAKDIKQRLADTDSKAEPTTIKINQPESGAASGQLAQKSACCGS, from the exons ATGGCCGCATCAACGGCGAGAGCTCGAGCGGATTACGATTACCTCATCAAGCTCCTCCTTATCGGCGACAGTG GTGTGGGCAAGAGTTGTCTACTTTTGCGTTTCTCAGATGGTTCCTTTACCACAAGTTTTATTACCACCATAGG GATTGATTTTAAGATACGAACAATTGAGCTGGATGGCAAGCGCATCAAACTCCAAATTTGGGATACTGCTGGTCAAGAACGGTTCCGAACGATCACTACTG CATACTATCGAGGAGCCATGGGTATTTTGTTGGTTTATGATGTTACAGATGAATCATCTTTTAACA ATATTAGGAACTGGATTCGAAATATTGAGCAGCATGCCTCCGACAATGTAAACAAAATACTTGTAGGGAACAAAGCTGACATGGATGAAAGCAAAAGG GCTGTGCCAATGGCTAAGGGCCAAGCACTTGCTGATGAGTATGGGATTAAGTTTTTCGAAACT AGTGCTAAAACAAATCTTAATGTGGAACAAGTTTTCTTTTCAATAGCAAAGGATATAAAGCAGAGGCTTGCAGACACTGACTCAAAGGCAGAG CCTACCACAATCAAGATCAACCAACCCGAATCGGGAGCTGCATCTGGTCAACTCGCCCAAAAATCTGCTTGCTGTGGTTCATAA